One Pyxicephalus adspersus chromosome 3, UCB_Pads_2.0, whole genome shotgun sequence genomic window carries:
- the LOC140326864 gene encoding uncharacterized protein isoform X2, whose product MDRYRYFIFNHRIMVVLGILQIACTGISVVCGFMDSAFRKESTLGKTRAPLWAGMIMAVPGVLALLSSQKKNPVLVNALIVVSVFSCFTTLIIIIYACLTLAYGEDDDEVFAHTPVHIVHTKFILNQLVQGANIAMLVASSFSLCVVLCIAYIGCRSLPHCMCYDNITGMEWLHPEHEQPQTLELMCTLSGEDERIFNSPAPFTEANEETEETFSQRPQYVRLS is encoded by the exons ATGGATCGCTACCGCTACTTTATATTCAATCATCGGATTATGGTGGTGCTGGGAATCCTCCAGATAGCATGTACTGGTATCTCCGTGGTCTGCGGGTTTATGGATAGTGCCTTTCGAAAAGAATCCACATTGGGGAAAACCAGAGCTCCTCTTTGGGCTGGAATG ATCATGGCTGTTCCGGGTGTTCTGGCCTTATTGTCATCACAGAAGAAGAACCCCGTTCTT GTGAATGCGCTTATAGTGGTCTCAGTGTTTTCATGTTTCACCACCTTAATCATTATAATTTATGCTTGTCTGACTCTGGCATATGGCGAGGATGATGATGAAGTCTTTGCTCATACACCTGTACACATTGTACACACA AAGTTCATCCTTAATCAACTTGTTCAGGGAGCAAACATAGCAATGCTTGTGGCATCTTCCTTTAGCCTTTGTGTTGTCCTGTGCATAGCGTACATAGGTTGCAGAAGTTTACCACATTGTATGTGCTATGACAATATAACTGGAATG GAATGGTTACATCCTGAACACGAGCAGCCTCAAACTTTGGAACTTATGTGCACTTTAAGTG GTGAAGATGAGCGGATTTTTAATTCTCCAGCTCCATTCacagaagccaatgaagaaacgGAAGAGACATTTTCACAGCGGCCTCAATATGTCAGACTGTCCTGA
- the LOC140326864 gene encoding uncharacterized protein isoform X1 produces MDRYRYFIFNHRIMVVLGILQIACTGISVVCGFMDSAFRKESTLGKTRAPLWAGMIMAVPGVLALLSSQKKNPVLVNALIVVSVFSCFTTLIIIIYACLTLAYGEDDDEVFAHTPVHIVHTKFILNQLVQGANIAMLVASSFSLCVVLCIAYIGCRSLPHCMCYDNITGMVKMSGFLILQLHSQKPMKKRKRHFHSGLNMSDCPEPMRSVKNMRTFLMQPSCIRPAWAHNVYKHFNEPK; encoded by the exons ATGGATCGCTACCGCTACTTTATATTCAATCATCGGATTATGGTGGTGCTGGGAATCCTCCAGATAGCATGTACTGGTATCTCCGTGGTCTGCGGGTTTATGGATAGTGCCTTTCGAAAAGAATCCACATTGGGGAAAACCAGAGCTCCTCTTTGGGCTGGAATG ATCATGGCTGTTCCGGGTGTTCTGGCCTTATTGTCATCACAGAAGAAGAACCCCGTTCTT GTGAATGCGCTTATAGTGGTCTCAGTGTTTTCATGTTTCACCACCTTAATCATTATAATTTATGCTTGTCTGACTCTGGCATATGGCGAGGATGATGATGAAGTCTTTGCTCATACACCTGTACACATTGTACACACA AAGTTCATCCTTAATCAACTTGTTCAGGGAGCAAACATAGCAATGCTTGTGGCATCTTCCTTTAGCCTTTGTGTTGTCCTGTGCATAGCGTACATAGGTTGCAGAAGTTTACCACATTGTATGTGCTATGACAATATAACTGGAATG GTGAAGATGAGCGGATTTTTAATTCTCCAGCTCCATTCacagaagccaatgaagaaacgGAAGAGACATTTTCACAGCGGCCTCAATATGTCAGACTGTCCTGAACCAATGAGGTCTGTCAAGAATATGAGGACTTTCCTAATGCAGCCTTCCTGTATAAGGCCTGCGTGGGCTCATAatgtttacaaacattttaatgaacCTAAATAG
- the RAB33B gene encoding ras-related protein Rab-33B, with product MSSATGGDRGLESSLEASMSSTCSYGSTRARIFKIIVIGDSNVGKTCLTYRFCTSYFPERTEATIGVDFRERSVEIDGEKIKIQLWDTAGQERFRKSMVQHYYRNVHAVVFVYDITNMASFQSLPAWIEECKQHLLTNDVPRILVGNKCDLKDSIQVPTDLAQKFADAHSMPMFETSAKNTNDHVEAIFMTLAHKLKSHKPLVLSQPPESTVELNSVPKTSFPCGC from the exons ATGTCTTCTGCCACTGGTGGAGATAGAGGATTGGAGTCATCTTTGGAAGCTAGTATGAGCAGTACCTGCTCTTATGGATCTACGCGGGCCCGAATATTTAAGATCATTGTGATTGGCGATTCAAATGTGGGAAAGACATGCCTGACGTATCGTTTCTGTACAAGCTACTTCCCTGAAAGGACTGAGGCCACCATTGGTGTAGACTTTCGAGAAAGAAGTGTAGAGATTGATGGAGAGAAAATTAAG ATTCAGCTGTGGGACACAGCAGGACAGGAGCGTTTCCGTAAGAGTATGGTGCAGCACTATTACAGAAATGTGCACGCCGTGGTTTTTGTTTATGATATCACAAACATGGCCAGTTTCCAGAGCCTCCCAGCCTGGATCGAGGAGTGTAAGCAACATTTGCTCACAAACGACGTGCCACGCATTTTGGTTGGAAATAAATGTGACCTAAAGGACTCCATTCAAGTGCCCACTGATCTGGCTCAGAAGTTTGCTGACGCTCACAGCATGCCAATGTTTGAGACCTCTGCCAAGAATACCAATGACCACGTGGAAGCCATTTTTATGACCCTGGCACATAAGCTCAAGAGTCACAAGCCATTGGTTTTAAGTCAACCTCCAGAAAGCACAGTGGAGCTGAATTCTGTGCCAAAGACCTCTTTTCCCTGTGGATGCTAG